The Kluyvera intermedia genome window below encodes:
- the ndk gene encoding nucleoside-diphosphate kinase encodes MAIERTFSIIKPNAVAKNVIGSIFARFEAAGFKIVGTKMLHLTVEQARGFYAEHDGRPFFDGLVEFMTSGPIVVSVLEGENAVQRHRDLLGATNPDNALAGTLRADYADSFTENGTHGSDSVESAAREIAFFFAEGEVCPRTR; translated from the coding sequence ATGGCAATTGAACGTACTTTTTCCATCATCAAGCCAAACGCGGTGGCAAAAAACGTTATTGGTAGCATCTTTGCTCGCTTTGAAGCAGCAGGGTTCAAAATCGTCGGCACCAAAATGCTGCACCTGACCGTTGAACAGGCTCGCGGTTTCTACGCTGAGCACGATGGTCGTCCATTCTTCGACGGTCTGGTTGAATTCATGACCTCCGGCCCAATCGTGGTTTCCGTACTGGAAGGCGAAAACGCCGTTCAGCGTCACCGTGACCTGCTGGGCGCAACTAACCCAGACAACGCGCTGGCAGGCACTCTGCGTGCTGATTACGCAGATAGCTTCACCGAAAACGGCACCCATGGTTCTGATTCCGTTGAATCTGCAGCCCGTGAAATCGCGTTCTTCTTCGCTGAAGGTGAAGTGTGCCCACGTACCCGCTAA
- a CDS encoding bifunctional tRNA (adenosine(37)-C2)-methyltransferase TrmG/ribosomal RNA large subunit methyltransferase RlmN, whose amino-acid sequence MSEQIVTPESAIPAVPNKDGKINLLDLSRPQMREFFKDLGEKPFRADQVMKWMYHYCSDDFDDMTDINKVLRNKLKQVAEIRAPEVVEEQRSSDGTIKWAIAVGDQRVETVYIPEDDRATLCVSSQVGCALECKFCSTAQQGFNRNLRVSEIIGQVWRAAKIVGAVKATGVRPITNVVMMGMGEPLLNLTNVVPAMEIMLDDFGFGLSKRRVTLSTSGVVPALDKLGDMIDVALAISLHAPNDTIRDEIVPINKKYNIATFLESVRGYISKSNANQGRVTIEYVMLDHVNDGTEHAHELAELLKDTPCKINLIPWNPFPGAPYGRSSNSRIDRFCKVLMSYGFTTIVRKTRGDDIDAACGQLAGDVIDRTKRTLRKRMQGESISVKELS is encoded by the coding sequence ATGTCTGAACAAATTGTCACGCCTGAGAGCGCCATCCCGGCGGTTCCCAATAAAGATGGAAAAATTAACCTGCTGGATCTTAGCCGTCCGCAGATGCGCGAGTTTTTTAAAGACTTAGGCGAAAAACCCTTCCGCGCCGACCAGGTGATGAAGTGGATGTACCACTATTGCAGCGATGACTTCGATGATATGACCGATATCAACAAAGTCCTGCGCAACAAACTTAAGCAAGTCGCTGAAATTCGCGCCCCGGAAGTGGTGGAAGAGCAGCGTTCTTCTGACGGCACCATCAAATGGGCGATTGCCGTAGGCGATCAGCGCGTTGAAACCGTGTATATCCCGGAAGACGATCGTGCAACCCTGTGTGTCTCTTCACAGGTTGGTTGTGCTTTAGAGTGTAAATTCTGCTCTACGGCGCAGCAGGGCTTTAACCGTAACCTGCGAGTGTCGGAAATTATCGGCCAGGTTTGGCGCGCGGCGAAAATTGTTGGCGCAGTGAAAGCCACCGGCGTACGTCCTATCACCAACGTGGTGATGATGGGTATGGGCGAGCCGCTGCTTAACCTGACTAACGTGGTTCCGGCGATGGAAATCATGCTCGATGATTTCGGTTTTGGTCTGTCTAAACGCCGCGTGACCCTGTCGACTTCAGGCGTCGTGCCTGCGCTGGATAAGCTGGGCGATATGATTGATGTGGCGCTGGCAATCTCTTTACATGCACCAAACGATACCATTCGTGACGAAATTGTACCGATCAACAAAAAGTACAATATCGCTACGTTCCTGGAATCAGTACGTGGCTACATTTCGAAATCTAACGCCAACCAGGGTCGTGTCACCATCGAGTACGTGATGTTAGATCACGTTAATGACGGTACCGAGCATGCGCATGAGCTGGCTGAGCTACTGAAAGATACGCCGTGTAAGATTAACCTGATCCCATGGAACCCGTTCCCGGGCGCACCGTATGGTCGTAGCTCCAACAGCCGTATCGATCGTTTCTGCAAAGTGTTAATGAGCTATGGTTTCACCACCATCGTTCGTAAAACGCGCGGCGATGATATTGATGCCGCCTGTGGGCAGTTGGCCGGTGATGTTATTGACCGCACCAAGCGTACTCTGCGTAAACGTATGCAGGGTGAATCTATCTCGGTGAAAGAGTTGTCATGA
- the rodZ gene encoding cytoskeleton protein RodZ gives MNTETNHDQSAAQTTGIRLRNAREQLGLSQQAVAERLCLKVSTVRDIEEDKAPAELASTFLRGYIRSYARLVHIPEEELLPMMEKQAPVRAAKVAPMQSFSLGKRRKKRDGWLMSFTWLVLFVVVGLTVAWWWQNHKAQQEEISTMADQSSVELKANGSDSQNIPLNTGTDATSTTPATADSAVSAQTSTEAPVATSAPAETAQNNAAVVSPSQANVDDTAAQTTPAPQTAAPLPTDPAQTAAPVADANALVMNFSADCWLEVTDATGKKLFSGLQRKGGNLNLSGQAPYKLKIGAPAAVQIEYQGKPVDLSRFIRTNQVARLTVSAEQSPAQ, from the coding sequence ATGAATACTGAAACCAATCACGACCAATCAGCAGCACAAACTACGGGTATCCGTTTGCGTAATGCCCGTGAACAACTCGGACTCAGTCAGCAAGCCGTTGCAGAACGCTTGTGCCTGAAGGTTTCCACCGTTCGTGATATTGAAGAAGATAAGGCACCTGCTGAACTCGCTTCAACATTCTTGCGTGGTTATATCCGTTCCTATGCTCGCCTCGTTCATATTCCGGAAGAAGAACTGCTGCCGATGATGGAAAAGCAGGCACCGGTAAGAGCGGCAAAAGTCGCACCGATGCAGAGCTTCTCTTTAGGCAAGCGCCGTAAGAAACGCGATGGTTGGCTGATGAGCTTTACCTGGCTTGTACTGTTCGTGGTGGTCGGTTTAACCGTCGCCTGGTGGTGGCAAAACCACAAAGCACAGCAGGAAGAGATCTCCACCATGGCCGATCAATCTTCAGTTGAACTGAAGGCGAACGGCAGCGACTCGCAAAATATCCCGCTGAATACCGGGACTGACGCCACGTCTACTACCCCAGCGACGGCCGATTCGGCTGTCTCTGCACAGACCAGCACTGAAGCACCTGTAGCGACTTCTGCGCCTGCAGAAACTGCACAGAATAACGCTGCCGTGGTATCACCGTCACAAGCTAACGTTGACGATACCGCAGCACAGACCACTCCAGCTCCGCAAACCGCTGCTCCGCTGCCAACTGACCCGGCACAAACGGCTGCGCCAGTGGCTGACGCTAACGCGTTGGTGATGAACTTCTCCGCCGACTGCTGGCTTGAAGTGACAGACGCGACCGGCAAGAAACTGTTCAGCGGCCTGCAGCGTAAAGGTGGTAATCTGAATCTGAGCGGTCAGGCACCTTATAAACTGAAAATTGGTGCGCCGGCTGCAGTACAGATCGAATACCAGGGTAAACCTGTCGACCTGAGTCGTTTTATCAGAACTAACCAGGTTGCGCGCCTGACGGTAAGTGCTGAACAATCACCAGCACAATAA
- the ispG gene encoding flavodoxin-dependent (E)-4-hydroxy-3-methylbut-2-enyl-diphosphate synthase: protein MHNQAPIQRRKSTRIYVGNVPIGDGAPIAVQSMTNTRTTDVEATVNQIKALERVGADIVRVSVPTMDAAEAFKLIKQQVNVPLVADIHFDYRIALKVAEYGVDCLRINPGNIGSEERIRMVVDCARDKNIPIRIGVNAGSLEKDLQEKYGEPTPQALLESAMRHVDHLDRLNFDQFKVSVKASDVFLAVESYRLLAAKIDQPLHLGITEAGGLRSGSVKSAIGLGLLLSEGIGDTLRVSLAADPVEEIKVGFDILKSLRIRARGINFIACPTCSRQEFDVIGTVNALEQRLEDIITPMDISIIGCVVNGPGEALVSTLGVTGGNKKSGLYEDGVRKDRLDNDDMISQLEARIRAKASVLDAARRIDVQQVEK from the coding sequence ATGCATAACCAGGCTCCTATTCAACGTAGAAAATCCACACGCATTTACGTTGGGAACGTGCCGATCGGCGATGGGGCTCCTATCGCCGTACAGTCAATGACCAACACGCGTACAACGGATGTTGAAGCGACGGTTAATCAAATCAAAGCGTTAGAGCGCGTAGGGGCAGATATCGTTCGTGTATCTGTGCCGACGATGGACGCCGCAGAAGCCTTCAAACTCATCAAACAGCAGGTTAATGTCCCGCTGGTCGCCGATATCCACTTTGATTACCGTATTGCGCTGAAGGTGGCGGAATATGGCGTTGATTGCCTGCGTATTAACCCGGGCAATATCGGCAGTGAAGAACGTATTCGCATGGTTGTTGACTGCGCACGCGATAAAAATATTCCAATCCGTATCGGCGTTAACGCCGGGTCGCTGGAGAAAGATCTTCAGGAAAAATACGGTGAACCGACGCCGCAGGCGCTGCTGGAATCGGCTATGCGTCATGTCGATCATCTCGATCGTCTGAACTTCGATCAGTTCAAGGTCAGCGTAAAAGCGTCTGATGTTTTCCTGGCAGTTGAGTCCTATCGTCTGCTGGCGGCAAAAATCGATCAGCCGCTGCATCTGGGGATCACCGAAGCAGGCGGCCTGCGTAGCGGCTCCGTGAAGTCCGCAATCGGCCTTGGCCTGCTGCTTTCTGAAGGTATCGGCGATACACTTCGCGTGTCGCTGGCGGCAGATCCGGTTGAAGAGATTAAAGTTGGCTTCGATATTCTGAAATCGCTGCGTATTCGCGCGCGCGGAATCAACTTTATCGCCTGTCCGACCTGTTCTCGTCAGGAATTTGACGTTATCGGTACGGTGAATGCGCTGGAACAGCGTCTGGAAGATATCATCACCCCAATGGATATTTCGATCATTGGATGCGTGGTGAACGGCCCTGGCGAAGCGCTGGTGTCGACGCTGGGCGTTACAGGTGGTAACAAGAAAAGTGGCCTGTATGAAGATGGCGTCCGCAAAGACCGCCTGGACAATGACGATATGATTAGCCAGCTTGAAGCCAGGATCCGTGCGAAAGCCTCGGTACTGGATGCAGCGCGACGTATCGACGTTCAGCAGGTTGAAAAATAA
- the hisS gene encoding histidine--tRNA ligase produces the protein MAKNIQAIRGMNDYLPGETAIWQRIEGTLKQVLGSYGYSEIRLPIVEQTPLFKRAIGEVTDVVEKEMYTFEDRNGDSLTLRPEGTAGCVRAGIEHGLLYNQEQRLWYIGPMFRHERPQKGRYRQFHQLGVEVFGLQGPDIDAELIMLTARWWRALGMAEHVNLELNSIGSLDARANYRDALVAFLEQHVEVLDEDCKRRMYSNPLRVLDSKNPDVQALLNDAPTLGDYLDEESREHFAGLCAQLDAAGIAYTVNQRLVRGLDYYNRTVFEWVTSSLGSQGTVCAGGRYDGLVEQLGGRATPAVGFAMGLERLVLLVQAVNPEFKADPVVDIYLVASGTDTQSAAMRLAEQVRDALPGVKLMTNHGGGNFKKQFARADKWGARVALVLGESEVEQATVVVKDLRSGEQTTVTQEGVAAHLRTILG, from the coding sequence GTGGCAAAAAACATTCAAGCCATTCGCGGCATGAACGATTATCTGCCTGGCGAAACCGCCATCTGGCAGCGCATTGAAGGCACACTCAAACAAGTGCTCGGCAGCTACGGTTACAGCGAAATTCGTTTGCCGATTGTAGAGCAGACCCCGTTATTCAAACGCGCTATCGGTGAAGTTACCGACGTGGTTGAAAAAGAGATGTATACCTTTGAAGACCGCAACGGCGATAGCCTGACGCTGCGTCCTGAAGGTACTGCGGGCTGCGTACGCGCCGGCATCGAACATGGTCTTCTGTACAATCAGGAGCAGCGTCTGTGGTACATCGGGCCGATGTTCCGCCACGAACGTCCGCAGAAAGGACGTTATCGCCAGTTCCATCAGCTGGGTGTCGAAGTATTTGGTCTGCAAGGGCCCGATATTGATGCCGAACTGATTATGCTGACCGCTCGCTGGTGGCGTGCGCTGGGTATGGCTGAACACGTTAATTTAGAGCTGAACTCCATCGGTTCTCTTGACGCTCGCGCTAACTATCGCGATGCGCTGGTGGCCTTCCTTGAACAGCACGTTGAAGTGCTGGATGAAGACTGCAAACGCCGTATGTACAGCAATCCACTGCGCGTACTGGACTCTAAAAATCCTGACGTTCAGGCGCTGTTGAATGACGCGCCGACGCTGGGTGATTATCTGGACGAAGAGTCCCGTGAGCACTTTGCTGGCCTGTGTGCACAGCTTGATGCCGCCGGTATTGCTTACACCGTGAACCAGCGTCTGGTTCGCGGTCTGGATTACTACAACCGCACCGTTTTCGAGTGGGTAACCAGCAGCCTCGGCTCGCAGGGTACCGTGTGCGCGGGTGGTCGTTATGATGGTCTGGTTGAGCAACTGGGCGGTCGCGCGACCCCAGCCGTCGGCTTTGCTATGGGCCTGGAACGACTTGTTTTGTTAGTTCAGGCAGTTAATCCGGAATTTAAAGCAGATCCTGTTGTCGATATATACCTGGTTGCCTCAGGCACCGATACTCAGTCAGCGGCAATGCGTCTGGCAGAGCAGGTGCGTGATGCATTACCAGGCGTGAAGCTGATGACCAACCACGGCGGCGGCAACTTTAAGAAGCAGTTTGCACGTGCTGATAAATGGGGCGCTCGCGTTGCCCTGGTATTGGGTGAGTCAGAGGTTGAACAAGCCACTGTTGTCGTGAAGGACTTGCGCTCTGGTGAGCAGACAACCGTAACGCAGGAAGGCGTTGCCGCGCATTTGCGCACTATTCTGGGTTAA
- a CDS encoding YfgM family protein → MEIYNNEDEQVDAIKRFFAENGKALAVGVILGIGALVGWRYWNSHQVDSARDSSAAYENAVSSLSSGKPEALASAQKFAAETKNTYGAFASLELAQAFVDKNDLAQAEKQLQQGLTAASDENLKSVLSLRLARVQLQMKQADVALKTLEGVKGEGWTAIVADLRGEILLSKGDKQGARSAWEAGAKSDASPALSEMMRMKINNLSI, encoded by the coding sequence GTGGAAATTTACAATAACGAAGACGAGCAGGTTGACGCGATTAAACGCTTCTTTGCCGAAAATGGTAAAGCGCTGGCCGTTGGGGTGATTTTGGGGATCGGTGCGCTGGTTGGCTGGCGTTACTGGAATTCTCATCAGGTAGACTCTGCCCGGGATTCTTCCGCGGCGTATGAAAATGCCGTTTCTTCTCTTAGTTCAGGGAAACCAGAAGCGCTGGCCTCTGCACAGAAATTTGCAGCCGAGACGAAAAACACCTACGGGGCGTTTGCATCTCTGGAACTGGCACAGGCTTTTGTTGATAAAAACGATCTGGCACAAGCCGAAAAACAGCTGCAGCAAGGGCTGACCGCGGCGTCAGATGAAAATTTAAAATCCGTACTGAGTCTGCGTCTGGCGCGCGTTCAACTGCAAATGAAGCAGGCTGACGTGGCGCTGAAAACACTGGAAGGTGTGAAAGGCGAAGGCTGGACGGCTATTGTTGCTGATTTACGCGGGGAAATCCTGCTCAGTAAAGGTGACAAACAGGGTGCTCGTTCAGCGTGGGAAGCTGGCGCTAAGAGCGATGCATCACCGGCGCTGAGCGAAATGATGCGCATGAAAATTAATAATTTGTCCATCTGA
- the bamB gene encoding outer membrane protein assembly factor BamB: protein MQLRKLLLPGLLSVTLLSGCSLFSGEEDVVKMSPLPTVENQFTPSTAWDVSVGSGIGDFYSNLHPAYADSVVYAADRKGTVKAVNADDGKEIWSVNLAEKDGWFGHKSALLSGGLTIAGGHVYVGSEKAQVYALDAGDGSIVWQTTAAGEVLSRPTSSDGLVLVHTSNGQLQALDENSGVVKWTVNLDMPALSLRGESAPAVAYGAAVVGGDNGRVSAVLMQQGQLIWQQRISQATGTTEIDRLSDVDTTPVIVNGVVYALAYNGNLTALDLRSGQIMWKRELGSVNDFIVDGNRIYIVDQNDRILALTTDGGVTLWTQSDLLHRLLTSPVLYNGSLVVGDSEGYMHWANPDDGRFVAQQKVDSSGFLTEPVVADGKLLIQAKDGTVYAITR, encoded by the coding sequence ATGCAATTGCGTAAATTACTTTTGCCTGGACTGCTTTCTGTCACTCTTTTGAGTGGTTGCTCGCTGTTTAGCGGCGAAGAAGACGTTGTGAAAATGTCCCCGCTGCCAACGGTGGAAAATCAGTTCACGCCATCTACCGCGTGGGATGTTTCTGTCGGTAGCGGTATCGGCGATTTCTACTCTAACCTGCATCCGGCTTATGCGGATAGCGTGGTTTACGCGGCTGACCGTAAAGGTACCGTGAAGGCTGTTAACGCCGATGACGGGAAAGAAATCTGGTCCGTGAATCTTGCGGAAAAAGACGGTTGGTTTGGTCATAAATCAGCGCTGCTTTCCGGCGGCCTGACGATTGCCGGCGGTCACGTTTATGTCGGTAGCGAAAAGGCGCAGGTTTACGCGCTGGATGCAGGCGATGGTTCCATCGTCTGGCAGACTACCGCTGCAGGTGAAGTCTTGTCTCGCCCAACCTCGAGCGATGGTCTGGTTCTGGTTCACACCAGTAATGGCCAGCTGCAGGCGTTGGACGAAAACAGTGGCGTCGTGAAGTGGACGGTGAATCTGGATATGCCAGCGCTTTCGCTGCGCGGCGAGTCAGCTCCCGCTGTTGCTTACGGTGCGGCGGTTGTTGGCGGTGATAACGGTCGTGTGAGCGCAGTCCTGATGCAGCAAGGCCAGCTTATCTGGCAGCAGCGTATTTCTCAGGCTACCGGCACCACTGAAATCGATCGTCTGAGTGACGTTGATACCACACCGGTTATTGTTAATGGCGTTGTTTACGCATTGGCCTACAATGGTAACCTGACGGCGCTGGATCTTCGCAGCGGCCAGATCATGTGGAAACGCGAGCTGGGCTCGGTGAATGACTTCATCGTTGACGGCAACCGTATCTATATCGTCGATCAAAATGACCGTATTCTGGCGTTGACCACCGACGGTGGCGTAACGCTTTGGACGCAAAGCGATCTGTTGCACCGCCTGCTGACCTCACCGGTACTGTACAATGGCAGTCTGGTCGTGGGTGATAGTGAAGGCTACATGCACTGGGCTAATCCGGATGATGGGCGTTTTGTGGCCCAGCAGAAGGTAGATAGCTCCGGCTTCCTGACGGAACCCGTAGTGGCTGACGGTAAACTGCTGATTCAGGCGAAAGACGGTACCGTTTACGCGATTACGCGTTAA
- the der gene encoding ribosome biogenesis GTPase Der produces MVPVVALVGRPNVGKSTLFNRLTRTRDALVADFPGLTRDRKYGRAEVEGREFICIDTGGIDGTEEGVETRMAEQSLLAIEEADVVLFMVDARAGLMPADEGIAKHLRSRQKPTFLVANKTDGIDPDQAVADFWSLGMGEIHPIAASHGRGVTTLLETALLPFVDDINPPEEVDEDAEYWAKFEAEQNGGEVEEPEDDFNPQDLPIKIAIVGRPNVGKSTLTNRILGEDRVVVFDMPGTTRDSIYIPMERDEREYVLIDTAGVRKRGKVTETVEKFSVIKTLQAIEDSNVCLLVIDAREGISDQDLSLLGFILNSGRSLVIVVNKWDGLSSEVREQVKETLDYRLGFIDFARVHFISALHGSGVGNLFESIREAYDSSTRRVGTAMLTRIMTMATEDHQPPLVRGRRVKLKYAHAGGYNPPIVVIHGNQVKDLPDSYKRYLMNYFRKSLDVMGTPIRIQFKEGENPYANKRNTLTPTQMRKRQRLIRHIKKSK; encoded by the coding sequence ATGGTACCTGTGGTCGCGCTTGTCGGGCGCCCTAATGTCGGAAAATCCACGCTTTTTAACCGCCTGACGCGCACTCGTGATGCGCTGGTTGCGGATTTCCCGGGTCTGACTCGTGACCGTAAGTACGGTCGTGCTGAAGTTGAAGGGCGTGAGTTTATCTGCATCGATACCGGCGGTATCGATGGCACAGAAGAAGGCGTGGAAACACGCATGGCGGAACAGTCGCTGCTGGCGATTGAAGAAGCCGATGTTGTGCTGTTTATGGTTGATGCACGTGCGGGGCTGATGCCTGCGGACGAAGGTATCGCCAAGCACTTGCGTTCGCGCCAGAAGCCTACTTTCCTGGTGGCGAACAAAACTGACGGCATCGACCCGGATCAGGCTGTTGCTGATTTCTGGTCGCTGGGCATGGGTGAAATTCACCCGATTGCCGCTTCTCACGGTCGTGGCGTGACCACGCTGCTGGAAACCGCTTTGCTGCCGTTCGTTGATGATATCAACCCGCCAGAAGAAGTGGACGAAGACGCTGAGTATTGGGCGAAGTTTGAAGCCGAGCAGAACGGCGGTGAAGTTGAAGAACCAGAAGATGACTTCAACCCGCAGGATTTGCCGATCAAAATCGCTATCGTCGGTCGCCCGAACGTGGGTAAGTCAACGCTAACTAACCGTATTCTTGGCGAAGATCGCGTTGTGGTCTTTGATATGCCAGGCACCACCCGCGACAGCATCTATATCCCGATGGAACGTGATGAACGTGAATACGTTCTCATCGACACCGCGGGTGTGCGTAAGCGCGGCAAAGTGACCGAGACGGTAGAGAAGTTCTCCGTTATCAAAACCCTACAGGCCATCGAGGACTCTAACGTCTGCCTGCTGGTCATTGATGCGCGTGAAGGTATCTCTGACCAGGACCTGTCACTGTTGGGCTTTATCCTCAATAGTGGGCGCTCACTTGTTATCGTCGTCAATAAGTGGGACGGTCTGAGCTCGGAAGTCAGAGAGCAGGTTAAAGAGACTCTGGACTATCGTCTGGGCTTCATCGATTTTGCTCGCGTACACTTTATCTCCGCTCTGCACGGCAGCGGCGTGGGTAATCTGTTTGAATCTATCCGTGAAGCTTATGATAGCTCCACCCGTCGTGTCGGTACGGCAATGTTGACCCGTATCATGACCATGGCGACCGAAGATCACCAGCCGCCTCTGGTTCGTGGTCGTCGCGTGAAGCTGAAATATGCCCACGCCGGTGGTTACAACCCGCCGATTGTGGTTATTCACGGCAACCAGGTCAAAGATCTGCCGGATTCCTACAAGCGCTATCTGATGAACTACTTCCGCAAATCGCTGGATGTAATGGGTACACCTATCCGTATTCAGTTCAAGGAAGGCGAGAACCCGTATGCGAACAAACGCAATACGCTGACGCCAACGCAGATGCGTAAACGCCAGCGTCTGATTCGCCATATCAAGAAAAGCAAATAA
- a CDS encoding YmjA family protein, with the protein MSNEVPLKYYDIADEYATESAKPVDESERDALALYFQLLITRLMNNEEISEEAQQEMAVEAGINAQRIDDIAEFLNQWGNE; encoded by the coding sequence ATGAGCAACGAAGTACCACTTAAATACTATGATATCGCCGATGAATACGCGACGGAGTCCGCAAAGCCGGTTGACGAGTCAGAGCGCGACGCGCTAGCGCTTTATTTCCAGCTACTGATTACGCGCTTAATGAACAACGAAGAGATCAGCGAAGAAGCACAGCAAGAGATGGCGGTGGAAGCCGGTATCAACGCCCAGCGTATTGATGACATCGCTGAGTTCCTCAATCAATGGGGTAATGAGTAG
- the metC gene encoding cystathionine beta-lyase, with product MSKRSTSDFNISTQITQLGRDASKQAGFVNAPIYRGSTVLFPTVDDLEHNRAQFNYGTKGTPTIASLENAWSVLAGAAGTVLSPSGLGAIALALLTTLKAGDHLLMPDCVYRPTRNFCAGLLAKMGIETTYYDPRIGAEIESLFRPNTTTLFLESPGSQSFEIQDVPAMTKVAKAHGVTTIIDNTWATPIFFRAHEHGCDIALEAGTKYLGGHSDLLMGLVSANEAWWPKLREMYDLMAMLPGAEDCFLALRGLRTLHLRLKEAEKRGLEMARWLQMRPEVLKVLHPALPETPGHDIWKRDFKGSSGLFSIVLKPEYTKAGLAKMLDNMGIFGMGYSWGGFESLIIPFNCAEYRTVTDWQPGGLTLRVQIGFEDMDDLKTDMAEGFDRLRSVR from the coding sequence ATGAGCAAGCGTTCCACGTCCGATTTCAATATCAGTACCCAAATTACCCAGCTTGGGCGGGATGCATCCAAACAAGCGGGTTTTGTGAACGCACCGATATATCGCGGTTCCACGGTGCTTTTCCCGACGGTTGACGATCTGGAACATAACCGGGCGCAGTTCAACTATGGCACGAAGGGAACGCCAACTATCGCCAGCCTGGAAAATGCCTGGAGTGTACTGGCAGGGGCGGCAGGCACGGTGCTTTCCCCATCCGGTCTGGGAGCGATTGCACTTGCACTGCTGACTACCCTGAAAGCGGGCGACCACCTGCTGATGCCTGACTGTGTGTACCGGCCAACGCGTAATTTTTGTGCCGGTCTGCTGGCGAAAATGGGTATTGAGACGACTTATTACGATCCGCGCATTGGCGCAGAGATTGAATCGCTGTTTCGCCCCAATACCACCACGCTGTTTCTTGAATCTCCTGGCTCACAAAGCTTTGAGATTCAGGATGTTCCGGCGATGACGAAGGTGGCGAAAGCTCACGGCGTTACCACTATCATTGATAATACTTGGGCGACACCGATTTTCTTCCGCGCTCACGAACATGGTTGCGATATCGCGCTGGAAGCTGGAACCAAATATCTTGGCGGCCATTCTGACCTGCTGATGGGGTTGGTATCAGCGAATGAAGCGTGGTGGCCAAAGCTGCGTGAAATGTATGACCTGATGGCTATGCTGCCAGGTGCCGAAGACTGTTTCCTGGCGTTGCGTGGCCTGCGTACTTTGCATCTGCGGCTTAAAGAGGCCGAAAAACGTGGTCTGGAAATGGCGCGCTGGCTACAAATGCGTCCGGAAGTGCTGAAGGTATTGCATCCGGCGCTGCCTGAAACACCGGGGCATGATATCTGGAAGCGAGATTTTAAAGGGTCTTCGGGGCTGTTTTCTATCGTCCTGAAACCTGAGTATACCAAAGCGGGATTGGCAAAAATGCTTGATAACATGGGGATCTTTGGCATGGGATACTCATGGGGCGGCTTTGAAAGTCTGATTATTCCGTTTAACTGCGCGGAATACCGTACCGTGACAGACTGGCAGCCAGGTGGTTTAACGCTACGGGTGCAAATTGGTTTCGAAGATATGGATGACCTGAAAACCGATATGGCAGAAGGCTTCGACCGCTTACGCTCGGTGCGTTAA